A single window of Cellulomonas sp. NTE-D12 DNA harbors:
- a CDS encoding CHRD domain-containing protein produces the protein MRTSLKLASAAIGAAALLPLGVTTAMAADGSGNANLAPVALNGVNGSGTAMVTVKGDVVSVTLAAKGLLADQPHAAHIHFGADARHECPAAADDANKDGHLTTTEGGPAYGPVVVSLTKTGDTSPSSALAVDRFDTAPGGNLSYQRGDITVAPEVATAILAGQAVVVIHGVDYNGDGKYDGSAMSDLDPKLPAEATDPALCGVLKAAPVGAMATGGGGAAARPEQGLLLAGGALLLAGLGTGAYVVRRARTQA, from the coding sequence ATGCGCACGAGCCTCAAGCTGGCCTCCGCGGCGATCGGGGCGGCCGCCCTGCTGCCCCTCGGCGTCACCACGGCGATGGCCGCCGACGGCAGCGGCAACGCCAACCTGGCACCCGTCGCCCTCAACGGCGTCAACGGCAGCGGGACCGCCATGGTCACCGTCAAGGGTGACGTGGTGAGCGTCACGCTGGCGGCCAAGGGCCTGCTCGCCGACCAGCCGCACGCCGCCCACATCCACTTCGGCGCCGACGCCCGGCACGAGTGCCCCGCCGCGGCGGACGACGCGAACAAGGACGGGCACCTCACCACCACCGAGGGCGGCCCGGCCTACGGCCCGGTCGTCGTGTCGTTGACCAAGACCGGGGACACGAGCCCGTCGAGCGCCCTCGCGGTCGACCGGTTCGACACGGCGCCCGGCGGCAACCTCTCCTACCAGCGCGGCGACATCACCGTGGCCCCCGAGGTCGCCACCGCGATCCTGGCGGGTCAGGCGGTCGTCGTCATCCACGGCGTCGACTACAACGGCGACGGCAAGTACGACGGCTCCGCGATGTCGGACCTCGACCCGAAGCTGCCGGCCGAGGCGACGGACCCCGCGCTCTGCGGTGTGCTGAAGGCGGCCCCCGTCGGCGCCATGGCGACAGGTGGGGGCGGCGCGGCGGCGCGGCCGGAGCAGGGCCTGCTGCTCGCCGGCGGTGCGCTGCTCCTCGCGGGTCTCGGCACCGGGGCGTACGTCGTGCGTCGGGCACGCACGCAAGCGTGA
- a CDS encoding class F sortase — protein sequence MSSVPTFHGRRGQLVAAAVGLALAGALTLVVGLRAQAGPPAPPLSRVAATAAPSPTDPPTDLPAPATPSATAAPAAEPDLGPILPASIPVTLDIPAIGVHTTNLVPLSVGADGVLPPPTDYATAGYYTGGPTPGQLGAAVIAAHVDGKSGPAVFYRLGELTPGALVHVTRQDGTVATFTIDTVARYPKAQFPTQLVYGSATSRAEIRLITCGGAYDRTTGHYVDNVIAFGHLDP from the coding sequence ATGTCCTCGGTCCCCACGTTCCACGGCCGCCGCGGCCAGCTCGTTGCGGCGGCCGTGGGGCTGGCCCTGGCGGGTGCCCTGACCCTGGTCGTGGGGCTGCGCGCGCAAGCCGGGCCTCCGGCGCCGCCGCTCAGCCGGGTGGCTGCGACGGCGGCGCCCAGCCCGACAGACCCCCCGACGGACCTCCCGGCACCGGCGACGCCCTCGGCAACCGCCGCGCCGGCCGCCGAACCCGACCTCGGCCCGATCCTGCCGGCGTCGATCCCCGTCACGCTCGACATCCCCGCCATCGGCGTGCACACGACGAACCTCGTCCCGCTGAGCGTCGGCGCGGACGGCGTGCTGCCGCCGCCGACAGACTACGCGACCGCCGGCTACTACACCGGAGGCCCGACCCCGGGCCAGCTGGGAGCGGCCGTCATCGCGGCCCATGTGGACGGCAAGAGCGGGCCGGCCGTGTTCTACCGGCTCGGCGAGCTCACGCCCGGCGCCCTGGTCCACGTCACCCGCCAGGACGGCACCGTCGCCACGTTCACGATCGACACGGTCGCGCGCTATCCCAAGGCACAGTTCCCCACGCAGCTCGTCTACGGCAGCGCCACGTCGCGGGCCGAGATCCGGCTCATCACGTGCGGCGGTGCCTACGACCGCACGACGGGGCACTACGTGGACAACGTCATCGCCTTCGGCCACCTGGACCCGTGA
- a CDS encoding anti-sigma factor, which produces MTTPDPPDGTSDPRDLLAAYALDAVDDLDRRRVEDLVAADPDAARELETLRATAAVLGAATSAAPPPELRRSVLDRISEEGQVPTPALVAGERGTVRRRPRRTFWVAAAAAALVAAAVPSVLAWRQTQEVHRVQAQQQEVVDLLADPLAQVRRADVPGGGTVVGVLSRDRALFTASGLQEPGPGKVYQLWVVRDGVPVPDAVMAAGARIVRATPDDYVVLTHRYAAGDSLAVTVEPTGGSLKPTTNPIVVLTPV; this is translated from the coding sequence ATGACGACCCCGGACCCGCCTGACGGCACGAGCGACCCGCGCGACCTGCTCGCGGCCTACGCGCTCGACGCGGTCGACGACCTCGACCGTCGCCGGGTCGAGGACCTCGTCGCCGCCGACCCCGACGCGGCGCGCGAGCTGGAGACGCTGCGCGCGACCGCCGCCGTGCTCGGCGCGGCCACGTCCGCAGCACCACCGCCGGAGCTGCGCCGTTCCGTGCTCGACCGGATCTCGGAGGAAGGGCAGGTGCCCACGCCGGCCCTCGTCGCGGGGGAGCGGGGCACCGTGCGGCGGCGCCCGCGCCGCACGTTCTGGGTGGCCGCCGCTGCCGCAGCCCTCGTCGCGGCGGCCGTGCCCAGCGTGCTCGCCTGGCGTCAGACCCAGGAGGTCCACCGCGTCCAGGCGCAGCAGCAGGAGGTCGTCGACCTGCTCGCCGACCCGCTCGCCCAGGTTCGCCGGGCAGACGTGCCCGGAGGTGGCACGGTCGTCGGTGTGCTGTCCCGGGACCGGGCCCTGTTCACGGCGTCCGGGCTCCAGGAGCCGGGGCCCGGCAAGGTCTACCAGCTGTGGGTCGTCCGAGACGGTGTCCCGGTCCCCGACGCGGTGATGGCCGCCGGCGCCCGAATCGTGCGCGCTACCCCGGACGACTACGTCGTCCTCACCCACCGCTACGCGGCAGGAGACTCCCTCGCGGTGACCGTCGAGCCGACCGGGGGCTCCCTCAAGCCCACCACGAACCCGATCGTGGTGCTCACGCCGGTCTGA
- a CDS encoding carbohydrate ABC transporter permease, producing MRARALVRPAQYVALACYIAFLGFPLLWLVSSSVKSSGELNSLTVSLLPTRGWAWGNYADALARQGLIRSAGNSAVVALASTVLVVLIGMPAAYALARVRGALRAVGTGWILVSQVFPVILIILPLFLVLRTVALTDSLVGLTLVHTTYTLPFGLWMLQGYVTAIPRDLEEAGAIDGAGRFTVLRHIVLPLLMPGVAATAMFAFVSSWNEFFFALVLLQSPAHYTLPIALSMFVGGEGKVALGPLAAGSVLAAIPSIVFFVLLQRRLVGGLMSGAVKG from the coding sequence GTGAGGGCGCGGGCGCTCGTCCGGCCTGCGCAGTACGTCGCGCTGGCCTGCTACATCGCCTTCCTCGGGTTCCCGCTGCTCTGGCTCGTCTCGTCGTCCGTCAAGTCGTCGGGGGAGCTGAACTCCCTCACCGTCTCGCTCCTGCCCACGCGGGGCTGGGCCTGGGGCAACTACGCGGACGCGTTGGCACGGCAGGGCCTGATCCGGTCGGCGGGCAACTCGGCGGTGGTCGCCCTGGCGTCGACGGTGCTGGTGGTCCTGATCGGGATGCCCGCGGCCTACGCGCTGGCGCGGGTCCGTGGGGCGCTGCGCGCCGTCGGGACGGGCTGGATCCTGGTCAGCCAGGTCTTCCCGGTGATCCTGATCATCCTGCCGCTGTTCCTGGTGCTCCGGACGGTGGCCCTGACCGACTCGCTCGTCGGGCTGACCCTGGTGCACACCACGTACACGCTCCCGTTCGGGCTGTGGATGCTGCAGGGCTACGTGACGGCGATCCCACGCGACCTCGAGGAGGCCGGTGCGATCGACGGGGCGGGCAGGTTCACCGTGCTGCGGCACATCGTCCTGCCCCTGCTGATGCCCGGCGTCGCGGCGACGGCGATGTTCGCCTTCGTCTCCTCGTGGAACGAGTTCTTCTTCGCCCTCGTGCTGCTGCAGTCGCCGGCGCACTACACGCTGCCCATCGCGCTGAGCATGTTCGTCGGCGGCGAGGGCAAGGTCGCCCTCGGCCCCCTGGCGGCCGGCTCCGTGCTCGCCGCGATCCCCAGCATCGTCTTCTTCGTCCTGCTCCAGCGCCGCCTGGTGGGCGGGCTGATGTCCGGAGCCGTCAAGGGATAG
- the sigK gene encoding ECF RNA polymerase sigma factor SigK, whose product MPTASRGAPDEADVPPTTSVDDLLERAAGGDQQAFAQVYDTLSSGVFGTCLAVLRDRDHAAEVTQEVMLELWRTAPRFDRLRGSARTWALTLAHRRAVDRVRSVQAERARDQRVMDTHLERPFDVVAEEVEGAMDRARVRQCLGGLTPTQHEAVVLAYYGGRTYREVADHLATPVATVKTRIRDGLIRLRDCLGVER is encoded by the coding sequence ATGCCCACCGCGTCGAGAGGTGCGCCCGACGAGGCGGACGTCCCACCCACCACCTCGGTCGACGACCTGCTCGAGCGCGCCGCCGGGGGTGACCAGCAGGCATTCGCCCAGGTGTACGACACGCTGTCGTCGGGCGTCTTCGGCACGTGCCTGGCGGTGCTGCGGGACCGCGACCACGCCGCGGAGGTGACGCAGGAGGTGATGCTCGAGCTGTGGCGCACGGCCCCACGGTTCGATCGCCTGCGCGGTTCGGCCCGGACCTGGGCGCTGACGCTGGCGCACCGACGGGCCGTGGACAGGGTCCGTTCCGTCCAGGCGGAGCGAGCCCGCGACCAACGGGTGATGGACACGCACCTCGAGCGCCCGTTCGACGTGGTGGCGGAGGAGGTCGAGGGCGCCATGGACCGTGCTCGGGTGCGGCAGTGCCTGGGTGGGCTGACCCCCACCCAGCACGAGGCCGTGGTGCTGGCGTACTACGGCGGGCGCACCTACCGCGAGGTCGCCGACCACCTCGCCACCCCGGTGGCCACGGTCAAGACCCGGATCCGCGACGGGCTCATCCGCCTGCGCGACTGCTTGGGAGTGGAGCGATGA
- a CDS encoding sugar ABC transporter permease has product MSTLTVGASVDRPVRRRSGAGRRRQSRETAVLVAPSVLLIVVLSVAPLLAGVALAFTDARLVHNPHYSFVGAANFTKLADNTMFWSSFRIGIVWAVSVTVLQLVAAMGLALLLNADLRLRGLARVLALVPWAMPPVVVSIMWRMIYSPNAGPLNAVLRAIGLPGDTNWLGSFTTALPAVIAVGVWVGMPQTTVTLLAGLQQVPVETYEAAAIDGAGAWRRFTAVTMPSLRPIVTSITSLNFIWNFNSFSLVYVLTEGGPGGKTMLPMLFTYIEAFQNRNIGYAAAMGVVLVVVVVALLGLYLWSQLRNEDKP; this is encoded by the coding sequence GTGAGCACGCTCACCGTCGGCGCGTCCGTCGACCGTCCCGTACGCCGACGGTCCGGGGCGGGCCGACGCCGGCAGAGCCGGGAGACGGCCGTGCTCGTCGCGCCGTCGGTGCTGCTCATCGTCGTGCTGTCGGTCGCCCCGCTGCTGGCCGGCGTCGCTCTTGCGTTCACCGACGCCCGGCTCGTGCACAACCCGCACTACTCGTTCGTCGGCGCCGCGAACTTCACCAAGCTCGCCGACAACACGATGTTCTGGTCGTCCTTCCGCATCGGCATCGTCTGGGCCGTCTCCGTCACGGTCCTGCAGCTGGTCGCCGCCATGGGTCTCGCGCTCCTGCTGAACGCCGACCTGCGGCTGCGGGGCCTGGCGCGCGTCCTGGCGCTGGTCCCCTGGGCGATGCCGCCCGTGGTCGTCTCGATCATGTGGCGGATGATCTACTCGCCGAACGCGGGACCGCTCAACGCGGTGCTCAGGGCCATCGGGCTGCCCGGGGACACCAACTGGCTCGGCTCGTTCACCACCGCCCTGCCGGCGGTCATCGCGGTCGGTGTCTGGGTGGGGATGCCGCAGACCACCGTGACCCTGCTCGCCGGGCTGCAGCAGGTGCCGGTCGAGACCTACGAGGCCGCCGCGATCGACGGCGCCGGGGCGTGGCGGCGCTTCACGGCGGTCACGATGCCGAGCCTGCGTCCCATCGTCACGTCCATCACGTCGCTGAACTTCATCTGGAACTTCAACTCGTTCAGCCTGGTGTACGTCCTCACAGAGGGCGGCCCGGGCGGCAAGACGATGCTGCCGATGCTGTTCACCTACATCGAGGCGTTCCAGAACCGGAACATCGGCTACGCCGCCGCGATGGGCGTGGTGCTCGTCGTGGTGGTCGTCGCCCTCCTGGGCCTGTACCTGTGGTCCCAGCTGCGCAACGAGGACAAGCCGTGA
- a CDS encoding LacI family DNA-binding transcriptional regulator, translating into MSRRPTLHEVANLAGASLASTSRALNGMGASPEMIEKVRAAAEQLGYHPDAAGRSLRMGRTFQVGFAVADIGNPVYVDMMKAIHEVVGPQGYHVVVATTGNDVASTADVIRSLASGVVDGLVISPLRSDDTLAAQMEQAPVPVVVVGRVQQDTTLDSVWADSAAGIGLAVDQLVGVGRRRLLFLNGPLGTTPASRRLQGFEDALARHDLTAAGMVVADDFTVDAGTRAVDGLLDDPAAERPDAIVAANDLLAIGCIQALRRRNVRVPDDVAVTGMDDTEIAAVFSPSLTSVALGSRERGRAAAELLLRRIAGESGPAQRVHVAPRLVVRESSGGPA; encoded by the coding sequence ATGAGTCGACGCCCGACGTTGCACGAGGTCGCCAACCTCGCCGGCGCGTCGCTGGCCTCGACCTCGCGGGCCCTGAACGGCATGGGCGCCAGCCCGGAGATGATCGAGAAGGTGCGGGCGGCGGCCGAGCAGCTCGGCTACCACCCGGACGCGGCGGGACGCTCGCTCCGGATGGGCCGCACGTTCCAGGTCGGCTTCGCCGTCGCCGACATCGGCAACCCCGTGTACGTGGACATGATGAAGGCGATCCACGAGGTGGTCGGGCCGCAGGGCTACCACGTGGTGGTGGCGACGACGGGGAACGACGTCGCGTCCACCGCGGACGTGATCCGTTCGCTGGCATCGGGCGTCGTCGACGGTCTGGTCATCAGCCCGCTGCGCTCCGACGACACGCTGGCCGCGCAGATGGAGCAGGCTCCCGTGCCGGTGGTCGTCGTCGGCCGAGTGCAGCAGGACACCACCCTCGACTCGGTGTGGGCGGACTCCGCCGCCGGTATCGGCCTGGCGGTCGACCAGCTCGTCGGTGTGGGACGACGGCGGCTGCTGTTCCTCAACGGTCCGTTGGGGACCACCCCGGCCTCTCGCCGCCTGCAGGGTTTCGAGGATGCGCTGGCTCGCCATGACCTGACGGCGGCGGGGATGGTGGTCGCCGACGACTTCACCGTCGACGCGGGCACGCGGGCGGTCGACGGTCTGCTCGACGACCCCGCTGCCGAACGTCCCGACGCCATCGTGGCGGCGAACGACCTCCTGGCGATCGGCTGCATCCAGGCGCTGCGCCGGCGGAACGTCCGGGTGCCCGACGACGTCGCGGTCACCGGCATGGACGACACGGAGATCGCAGCCGTGTTCTCGCCCAGCCTGACCAGCGTCGCCCTCGGGTCGAGGGAGCGTGGCCGGGCCGCTGCCGAGCTGCTGCTGCGCCGCATCGCGGGCGAGAGCGGGCCGGCGCAACGCGTCCACGTGGCCCCTCGGCTGGTCGTCCGCGAGTCCTCGGGCGGCCCGGCGTGA